The genomic region GCTGCGGCGCGGTGTCCGGGTTGAGGTGGCGCAGCAGGCCGTAGCCGATGCCCTTGTCGGGAATGGCGAGCAGCTGTTCCTTGACCGCCTTGAGCACACCCCCGGCAGCCGGACCACCGGCCAGCGCCTCGTCCACCTCGAACCCGGCCACATCCAGACGCACCGGGAACATGCTCGTGAACCAGCCGACCGTACGCGACAGATCCGCCCCGGGAACCACCTCCTCCTCACGACCGTGGCCCTCCAGACGGATCAGCGCCGAAGACTCCGACACACCGCGGCCCTCACGCCACTTCGCCAGAGCCAGCGCCAACGCCGCCAGCAACCCGTCATTCACACCACCGTGGAACGCCGAGGGCACCGCCGTCAGCACGGCCTCCGTCACCTCGGCGGTGCCCTCGGCGTTCCACGGTGGTGTGAATGACGGGTTGCTGGCGGCGTTGGCGCTGGCTCTGGCGAAGTGGCGTGAGGGCCGCGGGGTGTCGGAGTCTTCGGCGCTGATCCGTCTGGAGGGCCACGGTCGTGAGGAGGAGGTGGTTCCCGGGGCGGATCTGTCGCGTACGGTCGGCTGGTTCACGAGCATGTTCCCGGTGCGTCTGGATGTGGCCGGGTTCGAGGTGGACGAGGCGCTGGCCGGTGGTCCGGCTGCCGGGGGTGTGCTCAAGGCGGTCAAGGAACAGCTGCTCGCCATTCCCGACAAGGGCATCGGCTACGGCCTGCTGCGCCACCTCAACCCGGACACCGCGCCGCAGCTGGCGGAGACGGGGATGGGCCAGATCGGCTTCAACTACCTCGGCCGCTTCTCCGCCACGGACATGCCCGAGAACCTGCGTGGCCTCGGCTGGACCCAGGCGCCCGGCGCCGGCGCACTCGCCGCACCGGACGCGGACATGCCGGTCATGGCAGCCGTCGACGTGAACGCGGCGGTCACCGACTTCTCCGACGGGGCACGGCTCGACGCCGCGTTCAGCTTCCCGACCGGTCTGCTCGGCCACGACGACGTGCGCGAGCTCGCCGACCTGTGGGTGACGGCGCTGACCGGACTCGCCCGACACGTGACAGCAGGACCGGGCGGGGGCGGCCGCACCCCCTCGGACCTGCCGCTCGTCACGGCGACCCAGGCCGAGATCGAGGGCTGGGAGCAGAGCTACCCCGGGCTCGCCGACGTGTGGCCGCTGACCCCGCTGCAATCCGGTCTGCTGTTCCACGCGCTGCTGGCCGACACAGCAGTCGACGCCTACAACATGCAGCTCGCGTTCCGCCTCACCGGGCCCGTCGACGCCTTCCGGCTGCGGGCGGCGGGCCAGGCGCTCCTCGACCGGCACGCCAACCTCAGGGCCGGCTTCACCGGCGACAGCTCGGGCGGCCACGTCCAGATCGTCACCGACGGGGTGGAGCTGCCCTGGCACGAGGTCGACCTGCGGGACCAGGACGACACGGAGGCCGCCTACGAACGGCTGCTCGCGCAGGACCTGCACACCAACTTCGACCCGGCCCGGCCACCGCTGCTGCGCATGACTCTGGTCAGGACCGGCGCGGAGCAGTTCGAGCTGGTCTTCACCGCGCACCACCTGCTGTTCGACGGCTGGTCCCTGCCCGTGCTCGTGCAGGACCTCCTGCGGCTCTACGCCACGGACGGTGACGGTTCGGCGCTGCCGCGGGTCCGCGGCTTCAGGGACTTCCTCGTCTGGCTCTCCGGCCAGGACCAGGAGGCCTCCGCACAGGCCTGGGCGCGCGAGCTCGCGGGCCTCGAGGAGCCGACCCTGCTGGCACCCGCGGCCTCCGCACACCCGGAGGGCACCGGCATCGGCGAGGTCGACGTGCCGGTCCCGGAAGCGGTCTCCAGGGCACTGGGGCGGCGCGCGGCCGAGCTCGGCGTCACCCTCAACACCCTGGTGCAGGGCGCCTGGTCGATCGTGCTCGGCGGGCTCACCGGACAGCGGGACGTCACGTTCGGGGCAACCGTCTCCGGACGGCCCCCGGCGCTGCCGGACATCGACTCCATGGTCGGCCTGTTCGTGAACACGCTTCCCGTGAGGGTCCGCCACACGCCCGGCGCCACCCTCGACGACATCCTGAGGGATCTCCAGGGGCGCCAGGCCGCTCTGCTCGACCACCACCACTACGGCCTGACGGAGATCCACCGGCAGAGCGGACTGAGCGTCCTGTTCGACACGATGATCGCGTTCGAGTCGTACCCGGTGGACCAGGCGGGCCTGAGCGAGGCCAACACCACCGCGGACATCGCGATCACCGAGGTGCGGCCGTTCACCGGCACCCACTATCCGCTGACCGTCATCGCCTCGGCCGATCCGCTGCTGCGTCTGACCCTCCAGCACGAGCGGACGGTCTTCGGCCGGGCGGAGATCGAGGAGACGGCGGCCCGCTTCGCCCGCGTCCTGCGGCAGATCGCGGACGAGCCGGGCCTCCCGGTCGAGCGGGTGGAGCTGCTCTCGCCGGACGAGCGGGAGCGGGTCCTGGTCGAGTGGAACGGCACCGTCACGGGCAACGCCGCGGTGACCGTTCCGGAGGTCTTCGAGCGCCAGGCGGCCGCCGACCCGGCCGCCGTGGCACTGGTCTGCGGCGAAACAACCCTGGCGTACGGGGAGCTGAACGCCTGGGCCGACCGGATCGCCGGCGAACTGGTACGTCTCGGCGTCGGTCCGGAGACCGTGGTGGCGGTGGCGCTGCCGAGGACACCGCAGCTGGTGGTGGCCCTCCTCGCGGTGCTGAAGGCCGGCGGCGCCTATCTGCCGATCGACCCGGCCTACCCCAGCGCACGCCTGGAATACGTCCTGAACCACGCCCGCCCGCGCCTGATCGTCACGGACGCCGCGACGGAACAGGTGCTGGCGAAGACCGACGCCGAGCGGCGGCACTTCGCCGACCTCGACGTCGGGGCCGGCACCGCGCCCACCACGGGCAGGGTGGCGGTGCGCCCGGCCAACACGGCGTACGTGATGTACACGTCCGGGTCGACGGGGACGCCGAAGGGCGTGGCCATCACGCACGGGAACGTCACCAACGGCATCGCCCACCTGGCCACCGTCCTCGGCGCGCCGACGCGCTGGCGGATGCTGGCCGGCACGTCCGTCAACTTCGACGTGTCGGTGTTCGAGATGTTCACCACGCTCTCCACCGGCGGCAGCATCGATCTGGTCCGTGACGTTCTCGTCCTGGGCGAGGGCAACGGCCGCGCGGTGGACGTGGTGAGCACGGTCCCGTCGGTCTTCGCCGAGCTCCTGGAGCAGGCCGCGGACAGGATCGGCGCGGACACCATGGTGTTCGCGGGCGAGGCGCTGCCAGGCGGCCTGGTGCGCCGCATACGCGAGCTGAACCCCGCGGCGCGCGTCGTCAACGGGTACGGGCAGAGCGAGACGTTCTACGCCACCGCGTTCTCCCTGCCCGTGGGGCAGGAGTGGACCGCGGACGGCGGGCTCCCCATCGGAGCTCCGCTCGGCGATGTGCGCACCTACGTGCTCGGCCCCGGCCTGGCCCCGGTGCCGCCGGGCGTGGCGGGCGAGCTGTACGTGGCGGGTGCCTGCATGGGCCGCGGCTACCACCGGCAGCCCGGCCTGACCGCCGACCGCTTCGTCGCCGACCCGTACGGTCCCGCCGGGGCCCGCATGTACCGCACGGGCGACCTGGCCCGCTGGAACGGCGAGGGCCAGCTGGAGTACGCGGGCCGCGGCGACGACCAGGTCAAGGTACGCGGGTTCCGGATCGAGCCGGGCGAGGTCGAGGCCGCTCTGGCCGCCTGCCCCGGAGTCGGCCAGAGCGTGGTCACCGTCCGCGACGACCAGCGCGGCGCCAGGCGTCTGGTGGGATACGTGACACCGGCGCAGCCAGGCACCGACCTGGCCGTGGACAAACTCCGCGCCCAACTGGCCGAGCGCCTGCCGGAGTACATGGTCCCGGCCGCGTTCATGGTCCTCGACCGCTTCCCGCTCGCACCCAACGGCAAGCTCGACCGCAAGGCGCTTCCCGAACCGGAACTCGTCGGCGGTGTCTACCGCGCGCCGAGGAACCCGCAGGAAGAGGTGCTCTGCGAGCTGTTCGCCGAGGTCCTCGGCGTGGAACGGGTCGGCATCGACGACTCGTTCTTCGACCTCGGCGGACACTCACTCCTCGCCACCCGGCTCGCCAGAAAGATCCTTCTGCGGCTCGGCTTCGAGGTGGCGATCCGAACGATCTTCGAAACCCCCACCGTCGCTGAACTGTCGGGGAATGGGAAAGGCAAGGCCAGGTCCAGCAGGCCCCGGCTGCGCAGGATGACCGAAGGGGCAGATTCAAAGTGATTCCGTTGTCATACGCGCAGCGACGGCTGTGGTTCCTCGACCAGTTCGAGGGGCCCAACGCGAAGTACAACATCTCGCTGGCACTGAGGCTGACCGGAGAGCTGGACCCCGCGGCCCTCCGCGCGGCACTGCACGACGTGGTGGGCCGCCACGAGGCCCTGCGGACGCTGATCGGAGTCGAGGAGTCGGGCGCGCCGTACCAGCGGGTGCTGCCGGCCGACGAGACCGGCCTCGACGTGACCTTCTCGGCGGTGGAGCGCGAAGGGGTGCCCGACGCGATAGCCGGAGCGGTGGCGCACGCCTTCGACCTGGCCGGGGAGATTCCGGTGCGGGCGCGGGTGTTCCGGTGCGCGCCGGACGAGCACGTCCTCGTCATCGTGGTGCACCACATCGCCGCGGACGGCGAGTCGCTGGCGCCCCTGGCCCGTGACCTGGTCACCGCCTACACCGCGCGCCGCGGGGGCGGAGCCCCGCAGTGGGAGGAACTCCCGGTCCAGTACACCGACTACACCCTTTGGCAGCAGGAGCTGCTGGGCTCCGAGGACGACCCCGAGAGCAGAGTGTCGTCCCAGTTCGCCTACTGGCAGACCGAGCTGACGGGAGTTCCGCAGCCGCTGCAACTGCCCACCGACCGGCCTCGCCGGGCGGTGGCAGGTTCCCCCGGCGACCTCGTCGCCTTCACCGTCGACACCGAACTCGCCGCCCAGGTCGAGAGATTCGCTCTCAGCCGGCGTGCGTCCCTGTCGATGGTGCTGCAGGCCGCGCTCGCCGTGCTCCTCGGACGGCTCGGCGGCGGCGACGACATCACGATCGGCTCCCCGATCGCGGGGCGCACCGACGAGGCCCTGGCCGACCTGGTGGGCTGCTTCGCGAACACGTGGGTGCTGCGCGCGGACCTGTCCGGCGACCCGACCTTCGAGGAGGTCGTCGACCGGGTGCGGGACAAGGCGTTGACGGCGTACGACCACCAGGACGTGCCCTTCGAGCGGCTCGTGGAGCTGCTCAACCCGGAGCGCTCCACCGCCTACCACCCGCTGTTCCAGACGCTGTTCACCTGGCAGAACATCACCACACCGGAGTTCGACCTGCCCGGTCTGCGGGTCGGCTTCGAGCCCGTGGGCATCGAGTCGGCCAAGTTCGACCTGTCCTTCACCCTGGGTGAGTCGGTCACCGAGGCCGGCCGCACCATCGAGGGGACCATCGACTACGCCACGGACCTCTTCGACCGGGGAACCGTTCAGGCCATGACTGAGCGGCTCGTGCACGTGCTGCGCCAGGTGGCGGCTGAGCCCGGCCGCTGTGTCGCGGACGTGGACGTGCTGTCCCCGGCCGAGCGGGACCAGATCCTGGTCGAGTGGAACGACACCCGGAGGGCTGTCTCCGACCTGACGGTTCCGGAGCTCTTCGCCCGGCAGGCCGCGGCCACCCCGGACGCGGTTGCCGTGATCAGCGGCGACACGACACTCACGTACCGCGAGCTCGACGCACGCGCCAACCAGGTGGCGCACTGGCTGATCGAACGGGGAGCGCGCGCCGAGAGCCTCGTCGCGGTGGCGCTGCCGCGCTCGCCCGAGCTGATCGTGGCGCTGCTCGCCGTGCTGAAGACCGGTGCCGCCTACCTCCCGGTCGACCTCGGCTTCCCGGCCGCCCGCAATGAATCGGTCCTCAGGGACGCCGCCCCCGCGGTCGTGCTGGACAGCGACGCGCTGGCACGGGACTTCGGCGCGTACCCGGTCGACGCCCCGGACGTGACCGGCAGATCGATGACATCGGCCGCCTACGCCATCTACACCTCCGGTTCGACGGGCGTACCCAAGGGCGTGGTGGTCTCCCACGGGGCCCTCGGCAACTTCCTCGCCTCGATGCAGGAGCACATCGGACTGCGGCCGGAGGACCGGCTGCTGGCCGTCACCACGATCGCCTTCGACATCGCCGGGCTCGAGGTCTTCCTCCCTCTGCTCCACGGTGCCGGGCTCGTCGTCGTGGACAAGGACGTCATCCTTCAGCCCTCCGCCGTGCTCGACGTGGTGCGTCGGACCGGCGTCTCGGTGGTGCAGGCCACCCCCGCGTTCTGGCAGATGCTGGCCGCCCACGACCCCGCGGGCCTCACAGGTCTGCGTGTCCTGGTGGGCGGCGAGGCGCTGCCCACCGACCTCGCCGCGCTGCTGCACAAGCACGCGGCGCAGGTCACCAACGTCTACGGGCCGACCGAGACCACCATCTGGTCCACCCTCGCCCCGGTCACCGTCACCGAAGGGGCCCCGCCGATCGGCCGCCCCATCGGGAACACGCAGGTGTACGTCCTGGACGCGACGCTGCGACCGGTGGCGCCCGGCGTGATCGGTGACCTGTACATCGCGGGTGACGGTGTGGCCCGCGGCTATCTCAACCGCCCCGGCCTGACCGCGGAGCGCTTCATCGCGAACCCCTTCTCCCCGGGGCACCGGATGTACCGCACCGGAGACCTCGCGCAGTGGTCCGCCGCGGGCTGCCTCTCGTACGCGGGCCGCGCGGACAACCAGGTCAAGGTCCGAGGCTTCCGCATCGAACTGGGCGAGATCGAAACGGCACTGACGCTGCACCGGGGCGTCGCCCAGGCCGCGGCCGTCGCCTGGACCGAGGAGTCCGGAGGCACGCGCCTCGCCGGATATGTCGTGCCGGCGGCCGACGCCGAACCCCTCGACCCGGCCGCTCTGCGGGAGTTTGTGGCGGAGCGGTTGCCGGAGTACATGGTTCCGGCAGCCCTCGTGGTCCTGGACGCGCTGCCGCTGACCGCGAACGGGAAGGTGAATCGTAAGGCCCTGCCGGAGCCGGAGTTCGCGGCAACTGTGTCGCGTGCGCCGAGGACTCCGCAGGAGGAGGTCCTGTGCGGTCTGTTCGCCGAGGTGCTGGGTCTGGACTCGGTGGGTGTGGAGGACTCGTTCTTCGATCTGGGTGGGCATTCGCTGCTTGCGACGCGTCTGGTTTCGCGGATCCGGGCGGGGTTCGGTGTCGAGCTCGGGGTGCGTGCGGTGTTCGAGGCGCCGACGGTTGCCGGGCTGGCCTCGCGGCTGGACGGCGGGCGTCAGTCGCGTCCCGCGTTGGTTGCCGGGGTGCGTTCGGAGCGGCTTCCGTTGTCGTATGCGCAGCGTCGGCTGTGGTTCCTGGACCAGCTGGAAGGCCCCGGCGCGACCTACAACCTGCCGTTCGCGCTGCGCTTGACCGGCGGCGTCGACGAAGCCGCGGTGCGGGTGGCGCTGACCGACGTGGTGGGGCGGCACGAGAGCCTGCGCACCGTGTTCGAGACGGTGGACGGCGAGCCCTCACAGCGGATCCTGGCGGACGTCGTGCCGGAGCTGCACGTCGTCGCGGTCGGCGAGGACGAGTTGCCGTCCGTGATCGAGAAGGCCGCGGCGTGCACGTTCGACCTGGCAGGTGAGATCCCGATACGCGCGTGGCTGTTCGAGCTCTCCGCGGACGAGCACGTGCTGATGCTGGTCCTGCATCACATCGCGGCGGACGGGTGGTCGATGGCGCCGCTGCTGCGTGACCTGTCCGTCGCTTATGGTGCGCGGCTTGAGGGCGGGGTTCCGGAGTTCGTGGTGCTGCCGGTGCAGTACGCGGACTACGCGTTGTGGCAGCGGGAGGTGCTGGGTTCGGAGGAGGACCCGGACAGTGCTGTCAGCGAACAGCTGGCTTACTGGAAGGGTGTGTTGGAGGGTTCGCCGGCTGAGCTTGCGTTGCCGTACGACCGGCCGCATCCCGCGGTGCCCTCGCATGTCGGGCGGACGGTTCCGTTCGAGGTGGATGCGGAGGTGCACCGGGGTCTGCTGCGGCTGGCGCGTGAGCGTGATGTGACGCTGTTCATGGTGCTCAATGCCGCTCTGGCGGTGGTTCTGTCGCGGATGGGTGCCGGTGAGGACGTGCCGGTGGGTGCGGCGATGGCCGGGCGTGGCGATGAGGCTCTGGATGATCTGGTCGGGTTCTTCGTGAACACGGTCGTTCTGCGTACGGATCTGTCGGGTGATCCGTCGTTCGTGGAGTTGTTGGAGCGGGTGCGTGAGGTGCATCTGGGTGCGCATGCGCATGTGGATGTGCCGTTCGACCGGCTGGTGGACGCGCTGGGTCTGGACCGGTCGGCATCCCGGCAGGCGCTGTTCCAGGTGATGCTGGTCCTGCAGAACAACAGCCACGGCCACCTCGCCTTCCCCGGCGTCGAAGCGGGCGCGGAACACGTCGAGCTGAGCGTCGCCAAGTTCGACCTGACCGTGCATCTCGCCGAGGGCGCCGACGCCCAGGGCGAACCGGCCGGACTGCGTGGCGGCCTGGAGTACGCCGTCGACGTCTTCGACCACGACACCGCCGAAGCGCTGGCGCGCAGGCTCCACCGGGTCCTCGGGGCCATGGTCGCGGATCCCGGCGCCAAGGCCGGCCGGGTGGACGTGCTGCTGCCCGGTGAGCGCGAGGAGCTGGCGTCCTGGAATGACACGGCGACCGGCGCGCCCGTGCGGACATGGCCCGAGGTGTTCGCCGAGCGGGTGGCACGGACGCCGGACGCTCCGGCCGTGCTGTCGGACGAACTTCGTCTGACGTATGCGGAGTTGGACGCACGCGCCGAGCGTGTGGCGCGTTGGCTCGTCCGGCAGGGGGTGGGCGCCGAGGACGTGGTGGCGCTGCCCCTGACGCGGTCCGTCGAGCTGGTGGTGGCCGCGCTCGCGGTGTCCCGGGTGGGAGCGGCATGGCTGCCGGCCGATCCGGCGTATCCGGCGGAGCGGCTGCGGTTCATGCTCGACGACGTGCGTCCGCGCCTCGTCCTCGACTCCGAGGAGTTGGCACGGATCGAGTCCGGCCCCGACGACGGGGACGCCTCCGCGGTCCGCGTGCCGCCGGCCCCCTCCCAGCTGGCGTACGTGATCTACACCTCCGGTTCGTCCGGTGTACCGAAGGGCGTCGCGGTCAGCCACTCCGGGTTGATGAGTCTTGCCGCGTCCATGGCTGAGCGCTCCGGGGCGGAGGCGGGGAGCCGGGTGCTTCAGCTGACGTCGCCGAGCTTCGACGCCTCGGTGATGGAGATGATGCTCGCCTTCGGCGTGGGCGCGACGCTGGTCGTGGCCCCCGAGGGCCGCCTCGCGGGCGAGGCCCTGGGAGAGGTGATGGTCCGCCACGGGGTGACCCACGCCCTGATCCCGCCCGCGGTCCTCGCGACCGTGCCGGAGCTTCCCGAGGGAATCCTGACCAGCCCGGTCGTGGGCGGCGAGGCCTGCCCCGCCGAACTGGTGGACCTGTGGGCCCCCGGGCGGCGCATGATCAACGCGTACGGCCCGACCGAGGTGACGATCACCGGCACGATGAGCGCCCCCCTGGTGTCGACCGGGCAGACCCCGTCGATCGGCGGTCCCGTCGCGGACACCCGGGTGTACGTCCTCGACAACCGCCTGCAGCCGGTCCCGCCGGGCGTGGTGGGCGAACTGTACGTCGCGGGCGCCGGCCTGGCCCGCGGCTATGTGAACCGGGCGGGCCTGACGTCCGAACGGTTTGTGGCCAGCCCGTTCGGTACGGGCGAGCGCCTCTACCGGACCGGTG from Streptomyces sp. QL37 harbors:
- a CDS encoding amino acid adenylation domain-containing protein, producing MNDGLLAALALALAKWREGRGVSESSALIRLEGHGREEEVVPGADLSRTVGWFTSMFPVRLDVAGFEVDEALAGGPAAGGVLKAVKEQLLAIPDKGIGYGLLRHLNPDTAPQLAETGMGQIGFNYLGRFSATDMPENLRGLGWTQAPGAGALAAPDADMPVMAAVDVNAAVTDFSDGARLDAAFSFPTGLLGHDDVRELADLWVTALTGLARHVTAGPGGGGRTPSDLPLVTATQAEIEGWEQSYPGLADVWPLTPLQSGLLFHALLADTAVDAYNMQLAFRLTGPVDAFRLRAAGQALLDRHANLRAGFTGDSSGGHVQIVTDGVELPWHEVDLRDQDDTEAAYERLLAQDLHTNFDPARPPLLRMTLVRTGAEQFELVFTAHHLLFDGWSLPVLVQDLLRLYATDGDGSALPRVRGFRDFLVWLSGQDQEASAQAWARELAGLEEPTLLAPAASAHPEGTGIGEVDVPVPEAVSRALGRRAAELGVTLNTLVQGAWSIVLGGLTGQRDVTFGATVSGRPPALPDIDSMVGLFVNTLPVRVRHTPGATLDDILRDLQGRQAALLDHHHYGLTEIHRQSGLSVLFDTMIAFESYPVDQAGLSEANTTADIAITEVRPFTGTHYPLTVIASADPLLRLTLQHERTVFGRAEIEETAARFARVLRQIADEPGLPVERVELLSPDERERVLVEWNGTVTGNAAVTVPEVFERQAAADPAAVALVCGETTLAYGELNAWADRIAGELVRLGVGPETVVAVALPRTPQLVVALLAVLKAGGAYLPIDPAYPSARLEYVLNHARPRLIVTDAATEQVLAKTDAERRHFADLDVGAGTAPTTGRVAVRPANTAYVMYTSGSTGTPKGVAITHGNVTNGIAHLATVLGAPTRWRMLAGTSVNFDVSVFEMFTTLSTGGSIDLVRDVLVLGEGNGRAVDVVSTVPSVFAELLEQAADRIGADTMVFAGEALPGGLVRRIRELNPAARVVNGYGQSETFYATAFSLPVGQEWTADGGLPIGAPLGDVRTYVLGPGLAPVPPGVAGELYVAGACMGRGYHRQPGLTADRFVADPYGPAGARMYRTGDLARWNGEGQLEYAGRGDDQVKVRGFRIEPGEVEAALAACPGVGQSVVTVRDDQRGARRLVGYVTPAQPGTDLAVDKLRAQLAERLPEYMVPAAFMVLDRFPLAPNGKLDRKALPEPELVGGVYRAPRNPQEEVLCELFAEVLGVERVGIDDSFFDLGGHSLLATRLARKILLRLGFEVAIRTIFETPTVAELSGNGKGKARSSRPRLRRMTEGADSK